In Methanothermus fervidus DSM 2088, a single genomic region encodes these proteins:
- a CDS encoding glycoside hydrolase family 18 (InterPro IPR017853: IPR013781: IPR001223~KEGG: msi:Msm_0219 cysteine protease~PFAM: glycoside hydrolase family 18~SPTR: A5UJP6 Putative cysteine protease (Transglutaminase-like superfamily)~PFAM: Glycosyl hydrolases family 18): protein MNSHIPMALILISISLALILNLDCVHAQNISSTSLNGVWVWSTEMDNVSFSYLKSRDITNIFLFQRAFEDPTLQNSTKEFINKAKNENIRVHAWIMCLRQNNTWIDPVKHPEIKDVLVQKATKYIKEYNVDGIHLDYIRYPGNAPKNGTDIIADIVKYVYESVKKIKPNALVSAAVMPEMWANYIYGQDYTNMSRYLDFIVPMAYKGNYNETTEWIGKVTRYVVEHSLKPVVTGILAYRSDKNPVKLPASELVQDIRAALENGASGFAIFRYSMIDPDFFAPYLYNITIKNLGNSFVKISYYVSIYTDSVKGNKVFYKEYSLVLDPGEEITLNLGKYPNTYAVSTTLIFTNFMRYHKLLKLQLKYCIEGCNPQIVEICKYIAPKSVFKHVTRFTNKDKTVDIW from the coding sequence GTGAATTCTCACATTCCTATGGCTTTAATATTGATTAGCATTAGCTTAGCTTTAATTTTAAATTTAGATTGTGTTCATGCTCAAAATATTTCTTCTACATCTTTAAATGGTGTTTGGGTTTGGTCCACAGAAATGGACAATGTGAGTTTTAGTTATTTAAAAAGTAGAGATATAACTAATATTTTTTTATTTCAAAGGGCTTTTGAGGATCCAACACTTCAAAACTCCACAAAAGAATTCATAAACAAGGCCAAGAATGAAAATATAAGAGTCCATGCATGGATAATGTGCTTAAGGCAAAACAATACATGGATAGACCCAGTTAAGCACCCTGAAATCAAAGATGTGCTAGTTCAGAAGGCAACTAAGTATATAAAGGAATACAACGTTGATGGAATACACCTAGATTACATAAGATATCCAGGAAATGCACCAAAGAATGGTACAGATATAATAGCAGATATAGTTAAGTATGTATATGAATCAGTGAAGAAGATAAAGCCAAATGCATTAGTTTCAGCAGCAGTTATGCCAGAAATGTGGGCTAACTATATATATGGCCAAGATTACACAAATATGTCAAGATATCTAGACTTCATTGTTCCAATGGCTTACAAAGGTAACTACAATGAAACAACTGAGTGGATAGGGAAAGTAACTAGATATGTTGTTGAGCATTCATTAAAGCCAGTTGTCACAGGAATACTTGCATATAGATCAGATAAAAATCCTGTTAAGTTGCCAGCAAGTGAACTAGTCCAAGATATCAGGGCTGCATTGGAGAATGGTGCCAGTGGATTTGCTATATTTAGGTATAGTATGATAGACCCTGATTTTTTTGCACCTTATCTCTATAATATAACAATAAAGAATTTAGGAAACAGCTTTGTAAAGATTTCATATTATGTAAGTATTTACACTGATAGTGTTAAAGGAAATAAAGTATTTTACAAAGAATATTCGCTAGTTTTGGATCCTGGTGAAGAAATAACATTAAATTTAGGTAAATACCCAAATACATATGCAGTAAGTACAACTCTCATTTTTACAAATTTTATGAGGTATCACAAACTTCTTAAGTTACAGTTAAAATATTGTATTGAAGGTTGTAACCCACAAATAGTGGAAATATGTAAATACATAGCTCCAAAATCTGTATTTAAACATGTAACTAGGTTTACAAATAAGGATAAAACTGTGGATATTTGGTAA